The nucleotide sequence GCTGCCCGGTGTTTTAAAAAAGTCATCATATGCTTTGTTTTTCTTCAAAAGTCACTATTTAAAATGACGTTGATTGTCGTTATGCAAAAAATAAAGAAGTTGTATTTTTACAAAAAAGTAATGCTATGGATTTATTTACAAACGAAACAACCGAAGATAATTTATTGCCATTTGATGGCGAAGTTGTTTACCATGGAATTTTGTTGGATACCCATGAGGCCAATCATTTTTTTAATGTATTGATGCAGAAAATAGAATGGTACCATGATAAATCGGTTATTTATGGCAAGGAAATCACTACCAAACGAAAGGTTGCTTGGTACGGATCAAAAGATTTTTCGTACACTTATTCCGGTTATACGCGTGTGGCATTGCCTTGGATGGAAGAATTATTGGCTTTAAAACAATTAATTGAATTATATACCAACAGTATGTACAATTCGTGTTTACTGAATTTGTACCACAGCGGCGAAGAAGGCATGGCGTGGCACAGCGACGGCGAAAAAGATTTGGTTGATAACGGTTCAATCGCTTGTTTAAGTTTGGGTGCACAACGCCGATTTGATTTTAAACACAAACAATCGGCACAGAAAAAACTGTTCGATTTACCCAATGGTTCGTTAATCGAAATGAAAGGCGAAACCCAGAAACATTGGCTGCACCGTATCGCCCCAACAAAAAAAGTAACCGAACCAAGAATTAGTTTAACATTTAGGCAGATGAGGTGATTTTTGATTGATGATTTTTGATTTTTGATTTTTGATTGATGAAGGGTGTTTGATGATTTTTGATTGATGATTTTTGATTGATGATTTTTGATTGATGATTTTTGATTGATGATTTTTGATTGATGATTTTTGATTGGTGATTTGTGATTGATGATTGATGATTGATGATTGATGATTGATGAAGGGTGTTTGATGATTTTTGATACCTGCACCTGCGAATTAAAAATAAAATGCGTTTAGCAAATATGTTAAACGCATTTTTTTTAT is from Paenimyroides aestuarii and encodes:
- a CDS encoding alpha-ketoglutarate-dependent dioxygenase AlkB family protein; the protein is MDLFTNETTEDNLLPFDGEVVYHGILLDTHEANHFFNVLMQKIEWYHDKSVIYGKEITTKRKVAWYGSKDFSYTYSGYTRVALPWMEELLALKQLIELYTNSMYNSCLLNLYHSGEEGMAWHSDGEKDLVDNGSIACLSLGAQRRFDFKHKQSAQKKLFDLPNGSLIEMKGETQKHWLHRIAPTKKVTEPRISLTFRQMR